The following proteins are co-located in the Methanobrevibacter sp. genome:
- a CDS encoding TMEM175 family protein, with translation MQTNRFETFIDAIIAIIITVLVLKIPQPATPTLAGVMELNYIYIAYLISFLILFNIWYANHNLFQAVDNISNRAVWIYGIMTFIISLLPYFTIWLANHIYSIPAETMFGLIFIATHILNTFATREIYASNPYNEELKAMNNDSHYLSLPMIVLIIGFILTYTVYVPGIYISCLISIIMWIVLGRIVRSDNNGN, from the coding sequence ATGCAGACTAATAGATTTGAAACATTTATCGATGCAATTATTGCGATTATCATAACTGTTTTAGTATTGAAAATTCCTCAACCGGCAACACCAACATTAGCCGGAGTTATGGAACTAAATTACATCTATATTGCATATTTAATCAGTTTTTTAATATTATTCAATATCTGGTATGCAAACCACAACCTGTTTCAGGCAGTGGACAACATCAGCAATAGAGCAGTTTGGATTTATGGAATAATGACATTCATCATTTCCCTGCTCCCTTACTTTACAATATGGCTTGCAAATCACATTTATTCAATTCCGGCTGAGACAATGTTCGGACTGATTTTCATTGCAACACACATATTGAATACATTCGCTACACGGGAAATATATGCCAGCAACCCTTATAATGAAGAGTTAAAAGCCATGAATAACGACAGTCATTATCTGAGTCTGCCGATGATTGTCCTGATTATAGGATTCATATTAACCTACACAGTCTATGTTCCGGGAATATACATTTCATGTCTGATTTCAATCATCATGTGGATTGTACTAGGCAGAATTGTTAGGAGTGATAATAATGGAAACTGA